One Edaphobacter flagellatus genomic region harbors:
- a CDS encoding substrate-binding domain-containing protein — MSLEAIYQRTHISKTTVYRVLKTFVHRGYVAQSQDGQYRLISRPRKVRFGFGKQSGDMPFSEAVTASLQDAAAQAGVDLTILDNCYDAETAVKAAEEFVKNRVDLVIEFQIDQKVAPIIADKIATAGIPLIAIDIPHPHATYFGVDNFRVGMVAGQSLAEHAVANWGGKVNWVLGLDIEDAGPLVQSRITGAFEGIRAQLPDLPVESFVRMDCRGIREKSARLVTDFLNRHPKDRHILVAGATDTSALGALEAARSLKREKHVAIVGQDCIPEVLEEMRRPGSPWVASVSHEAASYGPMLIQLGLSLLQGQTVAPYNFVEHKLVTAESLHNRHL; from the coding sequence ATGTCGCTTGAGGCGATCTACCAACGCACTCACATCTCAAAAACCACCGTATATCGTGTGCTCAAAACCTTTGTGCATCGCGGGTACGTGGCGCAGTCACAGGATGGGCAGTATCGGCTGATCAGCCGCCCTCGCAAGGTACGCTTTGGGTTCGGTAAGCAGAGTGGAGACATGCCGTTTTCAGAGGCTGTCACAGCCAGTCTTCAGGATGCCGCAGCGCAAGCTGGGGTAGATCTAACTATTCTGGACAATTGCTATGATGCAGAGACTGCGGTGAAAGCAGCGGAAGAGTTCGTAAAGAACCGCGTGGATCTAGTCATTGAATTTCAGATTGACCAGAAGGTTGCACCCATTATTGCGGATAAAATCGCCACCGCAGGCATCCCACTGATTGCGATTGATATTCCGCATCCACACGCAACATACTTCGGCGTAGATAATTTTCGCGTTGGAATGGTGGCAGGGCAGTCTTTAGCCGAGCATGCAGTTGCGAACTGGGGTGGGAAGGTGAATTGGGTGCTCGGACTCGATATTGAAGATGCTGGGCCGCTGGTGCAAAGTCGCATCACTGGTGCGTTCGAAGGCATACGCGCACAGTTGCCGGACCTTCCGGTGGAGTCTTTTGTCCGCATGGATTGCAGAGGCATCCGCGAAAAAAGCGCCCGGCTGGTCACTGACTTTCTGAACAGGCATCCTAAAGATCGGCACATATTGGTTGCAGGCGCTACAGACACGAGCGCATTGGGTGCCCTAGAAGCTGCGCGCAGCCTGAAACGTGAAAAACATGTTGCCATTGTGGGACAGGATTGCATTCCTGAAGTCCTCGAGGAGATGCGACGCCCAGGCAGTCCTTGGGTGGCCTCCGTCTCTCATGAAGCAGCAAGCTACGGTCCGATGCTCATACAGCTAGGACTGTCCCTACTTCAAGGACAGACTGTTGCCCCATATAACTTTGTTGAACACAAGCTGGTAACAGCTGAATCATTGCACAACCGTCATCTTTAA
- the xylA gene encoding xylose isomerase, with translation MSETIFSHFPAVKFEGPSSTNPLAYRYYDPACVVLGKPLSEHLRFAVAYWHSFAMTGSDPFGGPTIDRPWMAPGDPLTLAKLKADAAFDFFRVLGSPFFCFHDADIAPAEPTLAGTLKNLHTMVDYLAEKMTSSQTKLLWGTANLFSHPRFMAGAATNPDPEVFAWSAATVKHCMDATQQLGGSNYVLWGGREGYETLLNTDMKQELEQMGRFLSLVVDYKHKIGFKGQILVEPKPKEPTSHQYDFDAATVYGFLKRFGLEKEVKVNLEANHATLAGHSFEHEIATAGALGIFGSLDINRGDMLLGWDTDQFPNDLWTMTMAMYQVIKAGGLGLGGCNFDAKVRRQSFMPEDLIHAHVGGIDLCARAFLTAAHLIEEGEYDSIIAERYAGWKTTEAQAMLAGKLSLDEIAAKAEKDAIAPKPKSGKQERIENLLVRKIYS, from the coding sequence TTGTCTGAAACAATCTTTAGCCACTTTCCCGCGGTGAAATTTGAAGGTCCTTCGAGCACCAATCCCTTAGCGTATCGGTACTATGATCCTGCCTGCGTTGTATTGGGTAAGCCGCTAAGCGAGCATCTTCGTTTTGCCGTTGCCTACTGGCACTCATTCGCCATGACGGGTAGCGATCCATTTGGTGGCCCAACGATCGACCGTCCGTGGATGGCTCCAGGTGATCCGCTCACCCTGGCAAAGCTGAAGGCCGATGCGGCATTTGATTTCTTCCGTGTGCTTGGCTCGCCGTTTTTTTGCTTCCATGATGCTGACATTGCTCCCGCGGAGCCAACATTAGCGGGCACTTTGAAGAACCTGCATACCATGGTGGACTATCTGGCCGAAAAGATGACCTCGTCGCAGACGAAGTTGCTATGGGGTACGGCAAACCTGTTTTCACATCCACGTTTCATGGCGGGCGCTGCGACGAATCCTGACCCGGAGGTCTTCGCTTGGTCGGCTGCTACCGTAAAGCACTGCATGGATGCGACACAACAGCTTGGCGGCTCCAACTATGTGCTGTGGGGTGGCCGTGAAGGGTACGAGACATTATTGAATACCGACATGAAGCAGGAATTGGAGCAGATGGGACGCTTCCTTTCGCTCGTTGTCGACTATAAACACAAGATTGGCTTCAAAGGGCAGATACTCGTCGAACCGAAACCCAAAGAACCAACTTCGCACCAGTATGACTTTGATGCAGCCACAGTCTACGGCTTCCTAAAGCGCTTTGGCTTAGAGAAGGAAGTCAAGGTCAACCTTGAAGCGAATCATGCTACCTTGGCTGGCCACAGCTTTGAACATGAGATCGCAACAGCGGGTGCGTTGGGCATTTTTGGTTCGTTAGATATCAACCGTGGCGACATGTTGCTCGGATGGGATACAGATCAGTTCCCAAATGATCTATGGACGATGACGATGGCTATGTATCAGGTGATTAAAGCCGGAGGTCTTGGGCTTGGAGGCTGCAACTTCGATGCGAAGGTACGTCGTCAGAGCTTTATGCCAGAGGATCTTATCCATGCGCATGTTGGTGGCATTGACCTGTGTGCACGAGCCTTTCTGACTGCTGCTCATCTGATTGAAGAGGGAGAGTACGACTCCATTATCGCGGAACGTTATGCAGGCTGGAAGACGACGGAAGCTCAGGCGATGCTTGCAGGGAAGCTCTCACTAGATGAAATTGCAGCTAAGGCGGAAAAAGATGCAATAGCGCCAAAGCCAAAATCCGGTAAGCAGGAGCGTATTGAGAATCTGCTTGTCAGGAAAATTTATTCCTAG
- a CDS encoding TIM barrel protein, with protein MHNIEERIGKALDVFQIELPSWGFANTGTRFGKYLQSEAATCIEEKFADAGEVHSLTGCCPTLALHVLWDLPGGEADTTKIRDLATKHGIRPGSINPNLFERQEYKFGSICNPDSVIRQLALDHLLESVRIGKRLESRDISLWIADGSNYPGTQSIRKRIEWMADALAATHAELGLEQRMLIEYKPFEPAFYHTDIADWGMALLLARQAGLQAAVLVDTGHHYQGQNIEQIVAWLLREGQLGGFHFNDRRYADDDLTLGSIDPYQVFRIFHELLSSENGFDQVAFMVDQSHNMKGKLEAMVQTVCTAQEIFAKAACVDRQELVEYQKQCRLVDAEECLRRAFWLDVRPMVREWRKQRELPEEPMAALRQSGYVERIRAERKAANAQSASSYA; from the coding sequence TTGCACAACATAGAAGAGCGGATTGGCAAGGCTCTCGATGTTTTTCAAATCGAACTGCCGTCCTGGGGGTTCGCCAACACCGGCACGCGATTCGGTAAGTATTTACAGTCTGAGGCTGCAACTTGCATTGAGGAAAAGTTTGCCGATGCTGGAGAGGTACATTCGCTGACCGGATGTTGCCCTACGCTCGCATTGCATGTTCTGTGGGATCTTCCAGGCGGCGAAGCGGACACGACAAAAATCCGCGACTTGGCAACGAAGCACGGCATCCGCCCTGGCTCTATCAATCCCAATCTTTTTGAGCGGCAGGAATATAAATTCGGATCTATCTGCAATCCTGACTCGGTAATCCGCCAACTTGCCTTAGACCACCTGCTGGAATCGGTGAGGATCGGCAAAAGACTTGAGTCACGAGACATTTCCTTATGGATAGCGGACGGATCGAACTATCCCGGGACGCAGAGTATTCGAAAGCGGATCGAATGGATGGCTGACGCGCTCGCTGCAACACATGCCGAACTAGGGTTGGAACAGCGCATGCTGATTGAATACAAGCCGTTTGAGCCAGCCTTTTATCACACCGATATTGCAGACTGGGGCATGGCTCTGCTGCTGGCGCGACAGGCAGGCCTGCAGGCGGCGGTGTTGGTCGATACGGGACATCACTACCAGGGGCAAAACATTGAACAGATCGTCGCCTGGTTGCTCCGGGAAGGCCAGCTTGGAGGGTTCCACTTCAATGATCGCCGATACGCGGATGATGATCTGACATTAGGGTCGATTGACCCATACCAGGTATTCCGTATTTTCCACGAATTGCTTTCTTCTGAAAACGGGTTTGACCAGGTCGCCTTTATGGTCGACCAGAGCCACAACATGAAAGGCAAATTGGAGGCGATGGTTCAAACTGTATGCACCGCGCAGGAGATATTTGCGAAGGCTGCATGTGTTGACCGTCAGGAATTGGTCGAATACCAAAAGCAATGCCGCCTAGTAGATGCGGAAGAATGCCTGCGTCGGGCCTTCTGGCTTGATGTGCGCCCTATGGTCCGTGAATGGAGAAAACAGCGTGAACTGCCAGAAGAGCCGATGGCAGCGTTACGCCAGAGTGGGTACGTGGAACGCATTCGCGCTGAGAGAAAAGCCGCGAATGCACAGTCTGCCTCATCGTATGCATAA
- a CDS encoding rhamnulokinase, with amino-acid sequence MSLQPTLVAIDLGAESCRISLLEWDNCRPKISIVRRTNNQPQDDGAGGLRWNLDRICNEVDAGLRECAALASKPIDAIGVTGWAVDYVRLNSASKPLSQPFCYRDERNQKALKAVHALIPETELYAIAGTQIQTINTIYQLYADKLAGISASTPWVNLPEYVLHRLGAPRIAEYTNATHTGLVDLEKRAWSAPLFAALGLSLEAAPELVETGMILGTLNCDLRSLPAFANTQLIAPACHDTASAVAGIPVMSSEPWAYLSSGTWSLLGQLLATPLRTSDACARGFTNLGSAGRKILFHRGIPGMWLLRQYLNVWDPARTWDFPELIAEAERLHPPDSLLDLDDPTLGLTGDMAQRINDQRIRRQLQQLPQGHEAAPQYANLIFHSLAARYATLLDDLESLTGRRAARIYAVGGGSRNDYLNTLTAVATGVPVHRCSVESTTLGNFAIQWARLDQTQGSPSLDSIASKAIKLAEAHIS; translated from the coding sequence GTGAGTTTGCAGCCAACTCTGGTAGCAATTGATCTCGGCGCAGAAAGCTGCAGAATCTCTCTGCTCGAATGGGACAACTGTCGACCGAAAATCTCGATCGTGCGGCGGACGAACAATCAGCCACAGGACGACGGAGCAGGCGGCCTGCGCTGGAATCTGGACCGGATTTGCAACGAAGTCGATGCGGGACTTCGCGAGTGTGCAGCATTAGCGAGCAAACCGATCGATGCGATTGGCGTGACGGGTTGGGCTGTGGACTATGTGCGTCTCAATTCGGCAAGCAAGCCACTGTCGCAGCCATTCTGTTATCGGGATGAGCGCAATCAAAAAGCCCTGAAAGCCGTGCATGCGCTGATTCCAGAAACAGAGTTATATGCGATTGCTGGAACGCAAATACAAACGATCAATACGATCTATCAACTTTATGCGGACAAGCTGGCTGGAATCTCTGCTTCGACTCCGTGGGTCAATCTGCCAGAGTATGTGCTTCATCGACTCGGCGCACCTCGTATAGCGGAATACACGAATGCGACACACACCGGGCTAGTTGATCTGGAGAAGCGTGCATGGTCCGCTCCGCTTTTCGCGGCTCTCGGACTTTCCTTGGAGGCAGCACCCGAGCTCGTAGAAACCGGAATGATTCTGGGCACGCTGAACTGCGACTTGCGCAGCCTTCCCGCATTCGCCAATACGCAACTCATTGCCCCGGCCTGCCATGATACGGCTTCAGCCGTGGCAGGAATACCGGTAATGAGCAGCGAGCCCTGGGCCTATCTCAGTTCTGGAACCTGGTCGCTGCTGGGCCAGTTGCTTGCAACTCCACTTAGAACTTCTGACGCCTGCGCGCGGGGCTTCACCAACCTCGGTAGCGCGGGCAGAAAGATTCTCTTTCATCGCGGTATTCCGGGCATGTGGCTGCTGCGCCAGTACCTCAATGTCTGGGATCCGGCACGTACGTGGGACTTTCCTGAATTGATTGCAGAGGCTGAAAGACTACACCCTCCCGATTCGCTGCTTGATCTGGATGATCCCACGCTTGGTCTCACTGGAGATATGGCGCAGCGTATCAACGATCAGAGAATCCGTCGTCAGCTACAACAGCTTCCACAGGGGCACGAGGCCGCGCCACAATATGCAAATTTGATCTTTCACAGTCTTGCCGCACGTTATGCAACACTACTGGACGATCTCGAATCTTTAACAGGACGGCGCGCTGCGCGTATATATGCCGTCGGAGGCGGCAGCCGTAATGATTACCTCAATACATTGACGGCGGTCGCAACGGGTGTTCCCGTGCATCGATGCTCTGTGGAGAGTACGACGCTTGGAAATTTTGCAATTCAATGGGCTCGTCTCGATCAAACACAGGGCAGTCCGTCTTTGGACTCAATTGCTTCGAAAGCCATAAAGCTTGCTGAAGCCCACATTTCCTAA
- a CDS encoding phosphocholine-specific phospholipase C: protein MKSRKSRRDFLRMAMTSAAGAAAGARVFPASISKALSIPANHVSGTIKDVEHVVILMQENRSFDHYFGTLKGVRGFNDPRPVRLPNGKPIWYQPPATVHTSRYHSRGLRSDAPYVLPFYLNPKATTEFSPGTDHGWSSGHLAWNHGKHNQWVNQKQDVVTMGYLKREDVSFHYALADAFTICDAYHCSIHSNTAPNRIYLWSGTIDPRNVYGSKPNGPGMGERGETNGYTWTTYPERLEAHGVSWKLYQGGSGEPGTPTDNYTDNSLEFFAQYQVKEGASPSSPLVMKGVSNYTLREFREDVVKNRLSHVSWIVAPYKYSEHPEACPSDGAYYINLVLEALTANPDVWSKTVFFINYDENDGQFDHIVPPMPPLTSEVNAQGMVSKDLLESLGDEILDLDKYPDNKRPLIPNADPGGLQPIGLGPRVPMLIISPWTTGGWVCSQVFDHTSVLRFLEARFDIPEPNISTWRRSLCGDLTSAFNFSSPPEPGIPHFVVPKLIVSQHRPYHVPDVQSMPKQEPGVRKARALPYEFFVHARLRDDETDAVVEKVWIDFANTGEAGGGFYVYNGMKPDDNPRRYSISAGDNFSDYWSTKETNGAYDLSAYGPNGSHCHFRGNVEEVREHGRAHPEVKVRYDITKGNVSLALTNYGSSPCTFRVMNTYTKSAVRTYKVVAGASVDDHWDLASSSSWYDLSVAVAEMPNYLRRFAGHIETRRPSTSDPAIFEETTL from the coding sequence ATGAAGAGCAGAAAAAGCCGCCGCGATTTTCTACGTATGGCTATGACCTCGGCTGCAGGTGCCGCAGCCGGAGCAAGAGTTTTCCCAGCAAGCATTAGCAAGGCTCTATCCATTCCGGCTAATCATGTTAGCGGTACGATCAAAGACGTAGAGCATGTTGTCATTCTGATGCAGGAGAACCGATCGTTTGATCATTATTTCGGCACTCTTAAAGGGGTGCGCGGTTTTAATGATCCCCGGCCGGTCAGGCTTCCGAATGGGAAGCCGATCTGGTATCAGCCCCCGGCCACCGTTCACACTAGTCGATATCACTCCCGAGGATTGCGTTCTGATGCTCCTTATGTGCTGCCTTTCTACTTAAATCCGAAGGCAACGACAGAGTTTTCTCCCGGTACCGATCATGGATGGAGTAGTGGACATCTGGCATGGAATCATGGAAAGCACAATCAGTGGGTGAACCAGAAGCAGGATGTCGTGACGATGGGCTATCTCAAGCGGGAAGACGTGAGCTTCCATTACGCGCTGGCAGATGCTTTCACGATATGCGATGCATACCACTGCTCAATCCACTCCAACACAGCGCCGAACAGAATCTATTTGTGGTCGGGCACCATCGATCCGCGCAATGTCTATGGCTCCAAACCCAATGGCCCTGGCATGGGGGAACGCGGTGAGACGAACGGATATACCTGGACAACTTATCCAGAACGGTTGGAGGCCCATGGAGTCAGTTGGAAGCTTTACCAAGGAGGCTCTGGAGAGCCGGGCACACCAACAGACAATTACACGGACAATTCTCTTGAGTTTTTTGCGCAATACCAGGTAAAAGAAGGAGCGTCGCCTTCAAGTCCCCTTGTGATGAAAGGGGTGTCAAATTACACTCTCCGCGAATTTCGCGAGGACGTCGTCAAGAACCGACTGTCTCATGTGTCCTGGATTGTCGCGCCCTATAAATACAGCGAGCATCCTGAGGCCTGCCCATCTGACGGCGCGTACTATATCAATCTTGTGCTTGAAGCCCTGACGGCTAATCCGGATGTTTGGAGCAAAACTGTCTTCTTCATTAACTATGACGAAAATGATGGTCAGTTTGATCACATCGTCCCTCCGATGCCTCCACTTACGAGTGAGGTGAACGCACAGGGGATGGTTTCGAAGGATCTGTTGGAGAGCCTGGGAGACGAAATACTGGATCTGGACAAGTATCCAGACAATAAGCGGCCTCTGATTCCGAATGCCGATCCTGGCGGTCTTCAGCCGATTGGCCTTGGGCCACGTGTCCCTATGTTGATTATTTCCCCGTGGACGACTGGCGGGTGGGTCTGTTCGCAGGTCTTCGACCATACCTCTGTTCTCCGATTCCTTGAGGCAAGATTTGATATTCCGGAACCCAATATCAGCACCTGGCGTCGTTCTCTCTGCGGTGATCTGACCTCAGCGTTTAACTTTTCCAGTCCGCCTGAGCCCGGTATTCCACATTTTGTGGTGCCGAAGCTGATTGTCTCGCAACATCGGCCATATCATGTGCCCGATGTCCAGTCCATGCCGAAGCAGGAGCCGGGCGTTCGTAAAGCGCGTGCTCTCCCCTACGAATTCTTTGTGCATGCACGTTTACGTGACGATGAGACAGATGCGGTAGTAGAAAAGGTCTGGATTGATTTTGCGAATACGGGAGAAGCTGGAGGAGGGTTTTATGTATACAACGGCATGAAGCCCGACGATAACCCAAGGCGTTACTCGATTTCGGCCGGGGATAACTTTTCCGACTATTGGTCAACAAAAGAAACGAATGGAGCTTACGACCTTTCCGCCTACGGCCCGAATGGATCTCACTGTCACTTCCGAGGAAATGTCGAAGAGGTGAGAGAGCATGGGAGGGCCCACCCTGAGGTGAAGGTTCGATATGACATTACGAAGGGTAATGTGTCGCTCGCACTAACGAACTATGGCTCGTCGCCGTGTACTTTCAGGGTAATGAATACCTATACCAAGAGCGCCGTACGCACCTATAAGGTTGTCGCAGGAGCAAGCGTTGATGACCATTGGGACTTGGCTTCCAGTTCGAGTTGGTACGATCTGTCTGTTGCCGTTGCGGAGATGCCAAACTACCTGAGACGTTTTGCCGGACATATTGAGACAAGGCGACCAAGTACCAGTGACCCGGCAATTTTTGAAGAAACAACATTGTGA
- a CDS encoding bifunctional rhamnulose-1-phosphate aldolase/short-chain dehydrogenase, with protein MKALANLRLLKDLWDEKVASTLDEPELLRYRSNLLGADLRITNFGGGNTSSKLLQPDPLTGEPIEVLWIKGSGGDLGSIQRKGFATLYLNKLRALEKQYGGVAVEDLMVEKYPLCTFDQNPIAASIDTPLHGFLPYPHIDHLHPDWAIALAASANGKEKMQEFNQQFGHSLVWLPWQRPGFELGMMLRQVIEQNPNADGVVLGGHGLFTWGNTQRECYLNTLAVIDHLGQFVQEHQFRKQGAIFGGEVTKTRANSKDLALELLPFLRGHVSQQKPLIGSWTDIPDVMQFVNAHDAAALAHLGTSCPDHFIRTKIRPMFVAASAEDDVAVLKKKLESALANYRAEYESYYKQHAEPVSPAMRDPNPTVVLIPGLGMFSFGKTKAEARITGEFYVNAIHVMEGATALNGNEPMHELPQAGPAAPRDAFKVHANYVSLPPSEAFRIEYWALEEAKIRRQPPEKELSRRVVLVVGGASGIGKASVLLAAQRGAHIMIADRDLVGAEAVAKEAREIAGKDAIGITEIDIRSRTAIESAMKASVAQFGGLDILINTAAIFPSSPTGVIDDSTWGTTLDLNVTANYLLADEAAKLFATQALNGVIVLTSSANAVVPKRGSEAYDVSKAALSHLVRELAVALAPHVRVNGISPATVVKGSTMFPRDRVIASLKKYDIDFDNAASDDQLRESLATFYARRTLTHQPIDPVDCAQAILFLAGPHTRCTSGHLIPVDGGLPEAFLR; from the coding sequence ATGAAGGCTCTTGCTAATCTGCGGCTTTTAAAAGATCTGTGGGACGAAAAAGTAGCTTCCACGCTCGATGAACCCGAGCTATTGCGTTACCGCTCCAACCTTCTTGGAGCTGACCTGCGAATCACAAATTTTGGCGGCGGTAATACCAGTTCGAAGCTCCTGCAGCCTGATCCCCTGACCGGTGAACCAATTGAAGTGTTATGGATCAAGGGCAGTGGCGGTGATCTTGGCAGTATCCAGCGTAAGGGCTTTGCTACGCTCTATCTCAACAAACTACGCGCACTGGAGAAGCAATACGGTGGAGTAGCCGTAGAAGACCTGATGGTTGAGAAGTATCCTCTGTGCACGTTTGACCAGAATCCAATTGCAGCCTCGATTGATACGCCCTTGCACGGATTTCTTCCCTACCCCCATATCGACCACCTCCATCCGGATTGGGCCATTGCGTTGGCCGCTTCTGCCAATGGCAAGGAGAAGATGCAGGAATTCAACCAGCAATTTGGACACTCTCTTGTCTGGCTTCCATGGCAGAGACCCGGATTTGAATTGGGGATGATGCTGCGGCAGGTTATAGAACAGAATCCGAACGCCGATGGCGTGGTGCTGGGTGGACACGGCCTGTTCACATGGGGCAACACACAACGTGAGTGCTACCTGAATACGCTGGCAGTCATCGATCACCTAGGGCAATTTGTGCAAGAACATCAGTTCCGCAAGCAGGGCGCGATATTTGGTGGAGAAGTTACTAAAACACGCGCAAATAGCAAAGATCTCGCTCTCGAGCTCCTGCCCTTTCTGCGTGGGCATGTCTCCCAGCAGAAACCTTTGATCGGAAGCTGGACAGATATTCCGGATGTTATGCAATTTGTAAATGCGCACGATGCGGCAGCACTGGCACATCTGGGCACCAGCTGTCCGGACCACTTTATCCGAACAAAAATCCGCCCAATGTTTGTGGCCGCAAGCGCGGAAGATGATGTTGCCGTCCTAAAAAAGAAGCTTGAATCGGCGTTAGCCAATTATCGAGCAGAATATGAATCCTATTACAAGCAACATGCGGAACCCGTTTCCCCAGCCATGCGCGATCCAAATCCAACGGTCGTGCTGATTCCTGGCCTCGGCATGTTCTCCTTTGGCAAGACCAAAGCGGAGGCACGAATCACCGGCGAGTTCTACGTCAATGCGATTCATGTCATGGAAGGCGCAACGGCGCTGAACGGGAATGAACCGATGCACGAACTGCCTCAGGCGGGACCCGCAGCCCCAAGAGATGCATTCAAAGTTCATGCTAATTATGTGTCGCTGCCCCCATCAGAGGCATTCCGCATCGAATATTGGGCTCTTGAAGAAGCAAAGATTCGCAGGCAGCCTCCGGAAAAAGAACTCAGCAGACGGGTTGTGTTGGTTGTTGGCGGAGCAAGCGGCATAGGTAAAGCGTCTGTGTTGCTCGCAGCTCAACGCGGCGCACACATTATGATCGCGGACCGCGATCTGGTTGGCGCAGAAGCAGTAGCGAAAGAAGCCCGCGAGATTGCCGGAAAGGACGCTATTGGTATTACCGAGATTGACATTCGCAGCCGGACTGCGATTGAGAGCGCCATGAAGGCCTCCGTGGCGCAGTTCGGCGGCCTGGATATTCTGATCAATACGGCAGCGATCTTCCCATCTTCTCCCACAGGCGTGATTGACGATAGCACTTGGGGAACCACGCTTGATCTAAATGTGACAGCGAACTATCTGCTTGCCGATGAGGCGGCCAAACTCTTCGCTACGCAGGCCCTTAATGGAGTCATCGTACTAACCAGTTCAGCGAATGCGGTAGTGCCCAAACGAGGCAGTGAGGCTTACGATGTAAGCAAGGCGGCATTGAGCCACTTGGTACGAGAGCTGGCTGTAGCGTTGGCACCACATGTAAGGGTAAATGGCATCAGTCCGGCCACAGTGGTCAAAGGGTCAACGATGTTTCCGCGCGACCGAGTGATCGCATCCTTAAAAAAATACGATATAGACTTTGACAATGCTGCCAGCGACGACCAGCTTCGCGAATCACTCGCTACGTTCTACGCAAGACGTACCCTGACCCACCAACCCATTGACCCCGTGGACTGCGCACAGGCGATTTTGTTTCTTGCCGGACCGCACACACGCTGCACAAGCGGCCACTTAATTCCCGTTGATGGTGGCCTGCCTGAGGCCTTCCTGCGGTGA
- a CDS encoding MFS transporter yields the protein MASESDLQGTKYGRLRSRVFGSSWLLYAGYYLCRKDVRLLQRLQGTGTSLIEVANLLVAFSLAYTVGHIIAGTLADIKGPRRTALIGGLVSACSTAAMIPFHSHKSILVLQVLNGFGQGFGFPALAKLLSSWFVRKERSVVLAWWSSSYSLGGIVATGLAAWCATTPLLFTADEWKRTYLLPSLLLTILSFSFYKTTKDDPQDAGLPPLSSEEGVSPSMGWKTILQHKEVQAIAAMYFFLKMTRYALLFWLPLYLVQKVHYSDSLAGSTSALFELFGFVGAVLATYMSNRYFEERRYPVAAIMLFALGFMSLLEPLVSTLGWWASAASISFMGILIYGPDALMVSTAVLESVPSSVSGRAIAFVNGVGSVGQVFSPYLVTRFAHHYGWDNLFNLLLVTSLISAGIMARYWNYSNANPGPFHPIEASSEVG from the coding sequence ATGGCATCAGAGTCAGATCTGCAAGGGACAAAATATGGCCGATTGAGAAGCCGTGTATTCGGCTCCAGCTGGCTGTTATATGCAGGCTATTACTTGTGCCGCAAAGATGTCAGGCTTCTGCAGCGATTACAAGGAACGGGCACAAGCCTGATCGAAGTTGCGAACCTGCTTGTCGCTTTTAGCCTGGCTTATACGGTTGGGCATATCATCGCCGGTACGCTTGCGGATATAAAAGGGCCGCGCCGGACAGCTCTTATTGGCGGTCTCGTCTCTGCGTGCAGCACTGCAGCAATGATTCCTTTCCATTCGCATAAATCGATTCTTGTGCTGCAGGTGCTGAATGGCTTTGGACAGGGCTTTGGTTTTCCAGCACTGGCAAAACTTCTGTCTTCATGGTTCGTGCGTAAAGAGCGGTCGGTTGTATTGGCGTGGTGGAGTTCAAGCTACTCTCTCGGTGGCATTGTTGCTACAGGGTTAGCAGCGTGGTGTGCGACAACTCCACTTCTCTTTACTGCGGATGAATGGAAGCGTACATACTTATTGCCATCTTTGCTGCTTACGATTCTCTCGTTTTCTTTCTACAAGACAACGAAAGATGATCCGCAAGATGCGGGGTTACCGCCTCTGTCCAGCGAAGAGGGGGTATCGCCAAGCATGGGATGGAAGACGATTCTGCAGCATAAAGAAGTACAGGCTATTGCTGCTATGTATTTCTTTCTGAAGATGACTCGTTATGCTCTTCTTTTCTGGTTGCCACTCTATCTGGTGCAGAAAGTCCATTATTCAGACTCATTAGCGGGTTCGACCTCTGCGCTGTTCGAGTTGTTCGGATTTGTGGGTGCTGTCCTGGCTACCTACATGTCGAATCGGTATTTTGAGGAGAGGCGATATCCAGTTGCGGCCATAATGCTGTTTGCTCTTGGCTTTATGTCATTGCTGGAACCTTTGGTGAGCACGCTGGGATGGTGGGCAAGTGCTGCGAGCATCTCTTTTATGGGCATCCTTATCTATGGTCCCGATGCTCTGATGGTATCTACTGCAGTACTTGAGAGTGTGCCATCTAGTGTCTCTGGACGTGCCATCGCTTTTGTCAATGGAGTGGGGTCGGTCGGCCAGGTATTTTCGCCGTATCTGGTAACACGCTTTGCCCACCACTATGGATGGGATAATCTCTTTAATCTTCTCCTCGTGACATCTCTCATTTCAGCCGGAATCATGGCGCGCTATTGGAATTACAGTAATGCAAACCCGGGTCCTTTTCATCCGATAGAGGCATCAAGTGAGGTTGGATAG